GTCCATCGGCGCCAGATTCGGGTGGGCAGGTGCAGGTAGCCCAGACCCGGCACGAGGTACCGGTAGATCCCCCACCACTCGACGAGCGCGAAATTCTCCCCTGCCCACCCGAGCCAGGAGCCGCGCGAGACCTTGTGAACGTGGGTCTCATCCTTGTCCAGAAGGCGCACGATCGGCCCGGTCGGTCCGTCGTAGACGGGCACGACGAAGATGAAGTGGCCGTCCGGGGTAAGCTTGGAACGGACGGTCGACGCGACCAGATCCAGCGACGGCACGTGCTCGATGACGTCGAAGGCCGTGATGACATCGAACAATCCCAAGAAGGGGATCGTGTCGATGTCGGCCTGGGCGAACGTCGCGCCCGGGACGGCCTGGGCCGCTTGCTCCGTCGCGAATCGACTCACGTCGGCGCCGAATCGCTGCCATCCCGGATCGAGCGCCGATAGAAACGTCCCGAAGGCGCAGCCGAAATCGAGAATTCGCGGTGAGGGCTTTCCCGCGGCGGCGCGCTCCGCGAGGCGGCGGTAGAACCGAAGCTTCCGCGGCGGATTTTGCCGGGCGTAGTCGCGGTAGTTGGCTTCGTAGTATTCCCGCTCGAAACGTGATCCCCGGGGCGTCCTCAATCGCCGAACCGCCTCTTCCACAAGAGGCCCAGCGTGGCCGTCACGGTCCGCGACACGTTCATCTTGCTCCCGCCTTCCTTGTAGTCGTAGCGCAGGATGAATGGGACCTCTCCGAAAATCA
This portion of the Candidatus Eisenbacteria bacterium genome encodes:
- a CDS encoding class I SAM-dependent methyltransferase, with protein sequence MRGRSPVPPGVELRRVLDLPPRVPHPGREGLHLRVSGLSRACRPGRARPLRRELPRPGRLSMHGGHPSQAPADEPDFRRGPIHPALRLQGRREQDERVADRDGHAGPLVEEAVRRLRTPRGSRFEREYYEANYRDYARQNPPRKLRFYRRLAERAAAGKPSPRILDFGCAFGTFLSALDPGWQRFGADVSRFATEQAAQAVPGATFAQADIDTIPFLGLFDVITAFDVIEHVPSLDLVASTVRSKLTPDGHFIFVVPVYDGPTGPIVRLLDKDETHVHKVSRGSWLGWAGENFALVEWWGIYRYLVPGLGYLHLPTRIWRRWTPAIAVVARKSTG